One Oryza sativa Japonica Group chromosome 8, ASM3414082v1 DNA window includes the following coding sequences:
- the LOC4346056 gene encoding spindle pole body component 110 isoform X2, with protein MGRISRLLLLLAAAVVLVIATGVAAQEEAAEAVVEVEEGIVERAKEEAEAVALRAELQQLRDKISGLESGISERSKELKAKDDSIAKLEKLIEEKSQKIASLQSEITSLQAKGSVAAEEQAGKANARAVELEKQIDKLKKDVEAQSVKKATLENRANDAEKRVQELNAKIDALQKTNDEQKRKLQSTERALKVAEEELMRLHLEATTKSKQLTEVHGAWLPPWLAAHSAHYMEVISGHWNEHGKPAINSFLQKASEKSAQAKKWAEPHVETAKMKWVPVKEKLVVLKKNTEPYVQKVSSKSVEVYEASRDAVKPHVAKVKEFADPYFQEAKKFSKPYIDQVAEVTKPHVEKVRTTLKPYTKRAVRVYGSFLESATTYHRQAQSTILDYLHQHEVSKSLATKELVWFLASALLAIPVYIIYRLLMEAFCKKPKRPPHGGNHGHRRHKRRHADK; from the exons ATGGGGAGGATCTCGAggctgctcctgctgctggcggcggcggtggtgctggTGATCGCGACGGGAgtggcggcgcaggaggaggcggcggaggcggtggtggaggtggaggaggggatCGTGGAGAGGGccaaggaggaggcggaggcggtggcgctcaGGGCGGAGCTGCAGCAGCTGAGGGATAAGATCTCCGGCCTAG AATCAGGAATCTCAGAACGATCCAAGGAACTGAAGGCTAAGGATGATAGCATAGCAAAGTTGGAGAAGCTCATCGAGGAGAAGTCACAGAAGATTGCTTCTCTGCAGAGCGAGATTACTTCCCTCCAG GCAAAGGGGTCTGTGGCTGCTGAGGAGCAGGCTGGCAAGGCCAACGCTCGGGCTGTTGAGCTTGAGAAGCAG ATTGACAAGCTCAAGAAGGATGTTGAAGCACAAAGTGTCAAGAAAGCTACTTTGGAGAACAGAGCTAATGATGCAGAGAAGAGGGTGCAAGAGTTGAATGCAAAGATTGACGCA CTCCAAAAGACAAATGATGAGCAAAAGCGCAAGCTTCAAAGCACAGAACGTGCTCTGAAAGTTGCCGAG GAGGAACTGATGAGGCTGCATTTGGAAGCAACAACTAAGTCAAAACAGCTGACAGAG GTTCATGGAGCATGGTTGCCACCTTGGTTAGCTGCGCACTCTGCTCATTATATG GAGGTGATCTCTGGTCACTGGAATGAACATGGAAAACCTGCTATCAACAGTTTTCTGCAGAAG GCATCAGAAAAATCAGCACAGGCAAAAAAATGGGCTGAGCCACATGTGGAGACTGCTAAAATG AAATGGGTTCCAGTGAAGGAAAAATTGGTTGTCCTCAAGAAAAACACAGAACCTTATGTACAAAAGGTCTCATCAAAATCCGTGGAGGTCTATGAGGCATCAAGGGATGCTGTTAAACCTCATGTTGCAAAGGTTAAAGAGTTTGCTGATCCCTACTTCCAG GAAGCCAAGAAGTTCTCCAAACCCTACATTGATCAAGTTGCTGAGGTTACAAAGCCACATGTTGAGAAAGTTAGAACTACTCTTAAGCCGTATACTAAAAGAGCAGTTCGTGTGTATGGGTCATTTCTTGAATCAGCAACCACATACCATCGGCAG GCGCAATCAACCATCTTAGATTACCTACACCAACATGAGGTATCCAAATCACTTGCGACGAAGGAGTTGGTTTGGTTCCTG GCTTCTGCTTTGCTGGCTATCCCTGTCTATATTATATACAGGCTTCTAATGGAAGCATTCTG TAAGAAGCCGAAGAGACCACCTCATGGCGGTAACCACGGCCATAGGAGACACAAGCGCCGGCATGCTGATAAGTAG
- the LOC4346056 gene encoding spindle pole body component 110 isoform X1 — MGRISRLLLLLAAAVVLVIATGVAAQEEAAEAVVEVEEGIVERAKEEAEAVALRAELQQLRDKISGLESGISERSKELKAKDDSIAKLEKLIEEKSQKIASLQSEITSLQAKGSVAAEEQAGKANARAVELEKQIDKLKKDVEAQSVKKATLENRANDAEKRVQELNAKIDALQKTNDEQKRKLQSTERALKVAEEELMRLHLEATTKSKQLTEVHGAWLPPWLAAHSAHYMEVISGHWNEHGKPAINSFLQKASEKSAQAKKWAEPHVETAKMKWVPVKEKLVVLKKNTEPYVQKVSSKSVEVYEASRDAVKPHVAKVKEFADPYFQEAKKFSKPYIDQVAEVTKPHVEKVRTTLKPYTKRAVRVYGSFLESATTYHRQAQSTILDYLHQHEVSKSLATKELVWFLASALLAIPVYIIYRLLMEAFCSKKPKRPPHGGNHGHRRHKRRHADK, encoded by the exons ATGGGGAGGATCTCGAggctgctcctgctgctggcggcggcggtggtgctggTGATCGCGACGGGAgtggcggcgcaggaggaggcggcggaggcggtggtggaggtggaggaggggatCGTGGAGAGGGccaaggaggaggcggaggcggtggcgctcaGGGCGGAGCTGCAGCAGCTGAGGGATAAGATCTCCGGCCTAG AATCAGGAATCTCAGAACGATCCAAGGAACTGAAGGCTAAGGATGATAGCATAGCAAAGTTGGAGAAGCTCATCGAGGAGAAGTCACAGAAGATTGCTTCTCTGCAGAGCGAGATTACTTCCCTCCAG GCAAAGGGGTCTGTGGCTGCTGAGGAGCAGGCTGGCAAGGCCAACGCTCGGGCTGTTGAGCTTGAGAAGCAG ATTGACAAGCTCAAGAAGGATGTTGAAGCACAAAGTGTCAAGAAAGCTACTTTGGAGAACAGAGCTAATGATGCAGAGAAGAGGGTGCAAGAGTTGAATGCAAAGATTGACGCA CTCCAAAAGACAAATGATGAGCAAAAGCGCAAGCTTCAAAGCACAGAACGTGCTCTGAAAGTTGCCGAG GAGGAACTGATGAGGCTGCATTTGGAAGCAACAACTAAGTCAAAACAGCTGACAGAG GTTCATGGAGCATGGTTGCCACCTTGGTTAGCTGCGCACTCTGCTCATTATATG GAGGTGATCTCTGGTCACTGGAATGAACATGGAAAACCTGCTATCAACAGTTTTCTGCAGAAG GCATCAGAAAAATCAGCACAGGCAAAAAAATGGGCTGAGCCACATGTGGAGACTGCTAAAATG AAATGGGTTCCAGTGAAGGAAAAATTGGTTGTCCTCAAGAAAAACACAGAACCTTATGTACAAAAGGTCTCATCAAAATCCGTGGAGGTCTATGAGGCATCAAGGGATGCTGTTAAACCTCATGTTGCAAAGGTTAAAGAGTTTGCTGATCCCTACTTCCAG GAAGCCAAGAAGTTCTCCAAACCCTACATTGATCAAGTTGCTGAGGTTACAAAGCCACATGTTGAGAAAGTTAGAACTACTCTTAAGCCGTATACTAAAAGAGCAGTTCGTGTGTATGGGTCATTTCTTGAATCAGCAACCACATACCATCGGCAG GCGCAATCAACCATCTTAGATTACCTACACCAACATGAGGTATCCAAATCACTTGCGACGAAGGAGTTGGTTTGGTTCCTG GCTTCTGCTTTGCTGGCTATCCCTGTCTATATTATATACAGGCTTCTAATGGAAGCATTCTG CAGTAAGAAGCCGAAGAGACCACCTCATGGCGGTAACCACGGCCATAGGAGACACAAGCGCCGGCATGCTGATAAGTAG
- the LOC4346057 gene encoding uncharacterized protein — MDFFKIKKLGKARKSGGGGGEVVESEEETKAGNNAASDEQKGKILEDDPAAAAAGAGMDADAGNGAVEGQEEDDDDDDFITNEVKRRLKELRKNSFMVLIPEEECAEVEEDGEEEEEEGSSSREWMESDVGDGFPLCGFDSLYEKYCERMAVFDKMITQLLKDPGSFNISKKSPRSASKLASTLRNLSFKRRDDLQEDCEHLQQQQSEDDPYQTLETAYVGHVSLSWEALHCMYVHLSLILAAQPDNPTTYSCAAQAFQQFQVLLQRFVENEPFEQGSRVEIYARSRSSLSKLLQVPTFQVADGKYNAEDQVEPSIFASDLIKLLEESIMTFRLFLKKDKKKNSALMSVHSHTGSSIQQVQSSLDKKEVKVKELFKKKKGWKSKTWPATMEEVQLLFALIDIKVVSRVLRMAKLSKEQLLWCEEKMSKLDLSDNKLRRDGSPILFPC; from the exons ATGGATTTCTTCAAGATCAAGAAGTTGGGGAAGGCCCGGAagagcggcgggggcgggggagaGGTTGTAGAATCAGAGGAGGAAACCAAGGCTGGGAACAATGCAGCTTCCGATGAGCAGAAGGGCAAGATCTTGGAGGATGATCCtgcggcggcagcagccggtGCGGGTATGGATGCAGATGCAGGCAATGGGGCCGTGGAAGGGCAggaggaggatgatgacgatgatgatttCATCACCAATGAGGTGAAGCGTAGGCTCAAGGAGCTGAGGAAGAACAGCTTCATGGTGCTCATCCCTGAGGAGGAGTgtgctgaggtggaggaggatggggaagaggaggaggaggaagggagtagTTCCAGGGAGTGGATGGAGTCCGACGTCGGCGACGGGTTCCCGCTATGCGGGTTCGATTCGCTCTATGAGAAGTATTGTGAGAGGATGGCGGTGTTCGATAAGATGATCACGCAGCTTCTCAAGGATCCAG GGTCCTTCAACATCTCAAAAAAGTCGCCTAGATCAGCATCCAAATTGGCATCAACCCTGCGCAACCTCTCTTTCAAAAGGAGGGATGACCTCCAGGAGGACTGCGAACATCTTCAGCAACAGCAGAGCGAGGATGATCCCTACCAAACACTTGAGACAGCATATGTTGGGCATGTTTCTTTAAGTTGGGAGGCTCTTCATTGTATGTATGTGCACCTGAGTCTGATACTCGCAGCTCAACCTGATAATCCCACCACCTACAGCTGTGCTGCTCAAGCATTCCAGCAGTTCCAGGTTCTATTGCAGAGATTTGTTGAGAATGAGCCATTTGAGCAAGGTTCACGGGTTGAGATATATGCACGGTCTCGGAGTTCCTTGTCGAAGTTACTTCAGGTCCCCACTTTTCAAG TTGCAGATGGGAAATATAATGCTGAAGATCAAGTGGAACCTTCAATTTTTGCATCTGACCTCATCAAATTATTAGAGGAGTCTATCATGACTTTCCGTCTTTTCCTGAAAAAGGACAAGAAAAAGAATAGTGCCCTCATGAGTGTTCATAGTCATACTGGAAGCTCGATTCAACAAGTTCAATCCTCTCTTGATAAG AAGGAAGTGAAAGTGAAGGAGCTAttcaagaagaagaaaggatGGAAGAGCAAGACCTGGCCAGCCACAATGGAGGAAGTTCAGCTGCTTTTTGCCTTAATCGACATCAAGGTTGTGTCAAGGGTCCTAAGGATGGCGAAGCTCAGCAAGGAGCAGCTCCTGTGGTGTGAGGAGAAGATGAGCAAGCTGGATCTCTCCGACAACAAGCTGCGGCGCGATGGATCCCCAATCCTGTTCCCCTGTTGA